A single region of the Lysinibacillus sp. B2A1 genome encodes:
- a CDS encoding peptidase has translation MGKKVLIIAGDAVEALEIFYPYYRCLEAGYDVTITAPSAKKLQTVLHDFVEGIDTYIERTAYGLEAHSAFADVDPAQFDGLIIPGGRAPEYIRLNEYVPALVSHFFEANKPIAAVCHAAQIFATIPEVLKGRELTAYIACKPEVQVAGGTYIDANLHTDGNLVSGHAWPDLPGLMREFIQKLEQ, from the coding sequence ATGGGAAAAAAAGTATTAATTATCGCAGGTGATGCTGTAGAGGCGTTGGAAATTTTTTATCCTTATTACCGCTGCTTAGAGGCTGGCTATGACGTAACGATTACAGCACCATCAGCAAAGAAACTACAAACTGTATTGCACGATTTTGTGGAGGGGATCGATACATATATCGAGCGCACAGCATATGGCTTAGAAGCACACTCAGCCTTCGCTGATGTTGATCCAGCACAATTTGACGGACTCATTATTCCTGGTGGCCGAGCACCAGAATATATTCGTTTAAATGAATATGTTCCAGCACTAGTGAGTCATTTTTTTGAAGCCAATAAACCAATTGCTGCTGTCTGTCACGCAGCGCAAATTTTTGCAACCATTCCAGAGGTGCTAAAAGGTCGTGAGCTCACAGCTTACATTGCCTGCAAACCAGAAGTTCAGGTAGCAGGTGGCACTTATATTGATGCAAATCTTCATACTGATGGCAATTTAGTAAGTGGTCATGCATGGCCAGATCTACCTGGATTAATGCGTGAGTTTATTCAAAAATTAGAACAATAA
- a CDS encoding histidine--tRNA ligase, which produces MKKMDYKNVRGTQDYLPEQECIRRNIRRTLEDTFIAYGCKPLETPILNYTSLMASKYAGGAEILQEMYLLSDRGERDLSLRYDLTIPFAKVIAMNPTLPMPFKRYEIGKVFRDGPIKAGRFREFTQCDVDIVGVDSQAAEAELMMMAIDAFEKLEQDIVIQYNNRKLLVGLLGIFEVDANFQSQVILILDKIEKVGNAAVLAELKEIGLEESAIKSIEHFLQDNRKNTLAYFVQYEEPLIQEGLAEVLELEHYLDMLGITESCLFNPLLARGLEIYTGTIYEIFVRDGRIKSSIGSGGRYDNAIGGLLGGTEKFATVGISFGLDVIFTAMMLGKQKNPQAPIDIYIIPINTIAESLVLAKALRKEHRVEVELSGKKIRKAMDKANRENIPFVIVLGEEEVTQGQYILKNMHTGDSSIKRFVF; this is translated from the coding sequence ATGAAGAAAATGGATTATAAAAATGTTAGAGGAACACAAGATTATTTACCAGAGCAAGAGTGTATACGTCGTAATATACGTCGCACGTTAGAAGACACATTTATAGCATACGGGTGTAAACCACTCGAAACACCAATTTTAAACTATACAAGCTTAATGGCCTCTAAATACGCAGGAGGTGCTGAGATCTTACAAGAGATGTATCTGTTATCAGATAGAGGAGAACGTGACCTGTCGCTACGTTATGATTTAACAATTCCTTTTGCAAAGGTAATTGCAATGAACCCTACATTACCAATGCCGTTTAAACGTTATGAAATTGGCAAAGTGTTTCGAGATGGTCCGATTAAAGCTGGGAGATTTCGTGAGTTTACACAATGCGATGTAGATATCGTAGGGGTTGATTCACAAGCAGCAGAAGCAGAATTGATGATGATGGCAATAGATGCATTTGAAAAGTTAGAGCAAGATATTGTTATTCAATATAACAATCGTAAGTTATTAGTTGGCTTACTTGGAATTTTCGAAGTGGATGCTAATTTCCAAAGCCAAGTTATTCTGATACTTGATAAAATTGAAAAAGTGGGAAATGCCGCTGTTTTAGCGGAATTAAAAGAAATAGGTCTGGAAGAATCAGCAATAAAAAGTATCGAACATTTTTTACAAGACAATAGAAAAAATACACTTGCTTATTTCGTACAATATGAGGAGCCTTTAATTCAAGAGGGATTAGCTGAAGTGTTAGAACTAGAACATTACTTAGATATGCTTGGCATTACGGAAAGTTGTCTATTTAATCCACTACTGGCACGCGGGCTAGAAATTTATACTGGCACGATTTATGAAATCTTCGTACGTGATGGTCGAATAAAATCAAGTATTGGTAGTGGGGGGCGCTATGACAATGCAATTGGTGGTTTATTAGGGGGAACAGAAAAGTTTGCGACAGTGGGTATTTCATTTGGGTTAGATGTTATATTTACAGCTATGATGTTAGGTAAACAAAAGAATCCGCAAGCCCCAATTGATATATATATTATTCCCATAAATACAATAGCTGAGTCTCTTGTATTAGCGAAGGCTTTGCGTAAGGAGCATCGTGTAGAAGTCGAGCTTAGTGGGAAAAAAATAAGAAAAGCGATGGATAAAGCAAATCGTGAGAATATCCCATTTGTCATTGTCTTAGGAGAAGAAGAAGTTACGCAAGGTCAATATATTTTAAAGAATATGCACACAGGAGATTCTTCTATTAAAAGATTTGTTTTTTGA
- a CDS encoding MarR family transcriptional regulator yields MNPIFHALFQKSRYLTNCLNEVLKQHNLYSSQWTILYCLHTHGPMTLTQIWKYLNVEAPSITRAITRLETLGWVLRIDGEDKREKIVTLSPEAEKRLPAITETILAFEEDMVGSLTVEEQQQFISLLEKMKG; encoded by the coding sequence TTGAATCCGATATTCCATGCCTTATTTCAAAAAAGTCGTTATTTAACGAACTGTTTAAATGAAGTACTGAAACAGCATAATTTGTATAGCTCACAGTGGACGATTTTATACTGCTTACATACCCACGGCCCAATGACATTAACGCAAATTTGGAAATATTTAAATGTTGAAGCACCAAGTATTACAAGGGCCATTACTCGACTTGAAACGTTAGGATGGGTACTAAGAATAGATGGTGAAGACAAAAGGGAAAAGATTGTTACGCTCTCACCAGAGGCAGAGAAGCGCTTACCCGCTATTACAGAGACTATTTTAGCCTTTGAGGAAGACATGGTAGGATCACTTACTGTTGAAGAACAACAGCAATTTATAAGTTTACTGGAGAAAATGAAAGGTTGA
- a CDS encoding MFS transporter — MQHEENSKIWTKRFISLFLTNISVFFVFYGLVTTLPLYAIGELHQTDKEAGLLLSGFLLSAIIVRPFSGKLLDVFGKKKLLVISIVGYFLCTVLYLFIHPFGLLLGLRFIQGIFFSIITTAAGSLAADIVPANRKGAGLGYFTMSTNLAVVIGPFIGLLLIQYSSFNVLFIVMSICIVAGGILAVTVNTDDLPKPPHKGKLTFKLNDLFERKALPVAAIASLVAFSYASVLSFLSVYAQQKGLIAIASLFYAVFAAAMLITRPYTGKLYDTRGPQFVIIPGIISFAIGLVMLAFVAGPALFLSAAVFIGFGYGAVTTSLQALAVQSTALQRSGYATATYFTMFDLGIALGSYILGMVAVQAGYGAVYLTGAGLLIVVFIIYLVRLAKLKTKHVAGDIGL, encoded by the coding sequence ATGCAGCATGAGGAAAATTCAAAAATATGGACGAAGCGTTTTATTAGTCTGTTTTTAACAAATATTTCAGTGTTTTTTGTTTTTTATGGACTTGTAACAACTTTACCGCTTTATGCGATTGGTGAGCTTCATCAAACTGATAAAGAGGCAGGCTTGTTGCTATCAGGTTTTTTATTATCAGCCATTATTGTTCGTCCCTTTTCAGGTAAATTATTAGATGTTTTTGGAAAAAAGAAGCTTCTAGTTATATCAATTGTTGGCTATTTTTTATGTACAGTTTTATATTTATTTATTCATCCATTCGGACTTTTACTTGGACTACGCTTTATTCAAGGAATTTTCTTTAGTATTATCACAACGGCAGCAGGTTCTTTAGCTGCGGATATTGTACCTGCGAACCGTAAAGGTGCAGGACTTGGCTATTTCACTATGTCCACTAATTTAGCTGTCGTGATTGGACCATTCATCGGCTTGCTGCTTATTCAATATAGTAGCTTCAATGTGTTATTTATTGTGATGAGTATCTGTATAGTAGCTGGTGGCATTTTAGCTGTTACTGTGAATACAGATGATCTACCTAAGCCTCCACATAAGGGAAAACTAACCTTTAAATTGAATGATTTATTTGAACGCAAAGCACTTCCCGTAGCGGCTATTGCTAGCTTAGTGGCTTTTTCATATGCTAGTGTTTTATCGTTTTTATCTGTGTATGCTCAGCAAAAAGGACTAATAGCCATCGCCAGTTTATTTTATGCAGTTTTTGCAGCAGCAATGCTGATTACACGACCTTATACTGGTAAGCTTTATGATACAAGAGGGCCGCAGTTTGTCATTATTCCTGGAATTATATCCTTCGCTATTGGGCTTGTTATGCTTGCATTTGTGGCAGGACCAGCATTATTTTTAAGTGCAGCTGTTTTTATTGGATTTGGCTATGGAGCAGTAACAACAAGCTTACAAGCATTAGCAGTGCAATCAACAGCACTTCAACGTAGTGGTTATGCAACGGCAACATACTTTACGATGTTTGACCTTGGGATTGCCTTAGGTTCTTATATTTTAGGAATGGTTGCAGTACAAGCGGGCTATGGTGCTGTTTATCTAACTGGTGCAGGTTTACTGATCGTTGTTTTTATTATCTATTTAGTGCGTTTAGCCAAATTAAAAACAAAGCATGTAGCAGGGGATATAGGGCTTTAA
- a CDS encoding type II pantothenate kinase, producing MPKAIGIDAGGTLTKVAYLDEHNELVLSTFPSNDLLAVKDWIINHPDIEDIGVTGGRTEQLLEVIKAMKSIHYIVEFEATLKGVRFLLHKEGYFFERSMITNIGTGTSIHYMEGNTHIRVGGTGIGGGTLIGLSALTTGITDYNEIREMGSNGNRESIDLLVKDIYQGMDTPIDGHLTASNFGKVGITEFVNHPAEDIIATVQGLVGEVITTLSIQYAEEKNAQHIVYIGSTLSNNDHLTRVIANYTRTKKHIPVFINDHGFSGAVGALLNISEYTIV from the coding sequence ATGCCAAAGGCTATAGGTATTGATGCAGGTGGCACATTGACAAAAGTTGCTTATTTAGATGAGCACAATGAGCTTGTTTTATCAACTTTTCCGTCAAATGATTTGCTGGCTGTAAAGGATTGGATTATTAATCATCCAGATATTGAGGATATTGGTGTTACGGGAGGACGTACGGAGCAATTACTGGAAGTCATAAAGGCAATGAAATCAATCCATTATATAGTAGAATTTGAAGCTACATTGAAGGGTGTTCGATTTTTGCTACATAAAGAAGGCTATTTCTTTGAGCGTAGTATGATCACGAATATTGGTACTGGTACTTCAATTCATTATATGGAAGGCAATACGCATATTCGTGTTGGGGGAACCGGAATAGGCGGTGGAACACTAATTGGATTGTCAGCGCTTACAACAGGTATTACAGATTACAATGAAATAAGAGAAATGGGTTCTAATGGTAATCGGGAGTCTATTGACTTGCTAGTCAAAGATATCTACCAAGGGATGGATACGCCCATTGATGGACATTTAACAGCTAGTAATTTTGGGAAGGTTGGTATTACAGAGTTTGTCAATCATCCAGCGGAAGATATTATTGCTACTGTACAAGGGCTTGTTGGAGAGGTGATTACAACACTTAGTATTCAATATGCAGAGGAGAAAAATGCGCAACATATTGTTTATATTGGCTCTACCTTAAGCAATAACGATCATCTTACTCGTGTAATAGCCAATTATACACGTACAAAAAAACATATACCCGTTTTTATAAATGACCACGGTTTTTCTGGGGCAGTTGGAGCTTTACTAAATATATCTGAATATACAATTGTCTAA
- a CDS encoding tungsten formylmethanofuran dehydrogenase, whose protein sequence is MGRLDNKIAIITGGASGMGAAMAKLFAEEGATVIAADINEENLAKISELEHVEGMKLDVSSDENWAEVTKAVIDKYGRIDILINNAGISSEKGPDQISQADWTIMHNINAFGPFLGIKHAANYMKEAGKGSIVNTSSYTAIIGAGMNAYTASKGSLRAIARAAAAELGAFNVRVNTVFPGVIETPMTAKLSEAKEAMDMLVRATPMGRLGRPEEVANAILFLASDEASYITGAELVIDGGYSAR, encoded by the coding sequence ATGGGACGTTTAGATAACAAAATTGCAATTATTACTGGTGGCGCATCAGGTATGGGTGCTGCAATGGCTAAATTGTTTGCGGAAGAAGGAGCTACAGTTATTGCTGCTGATATTAACGAAGAAAACCTAGCAAAAATTTCTGAGCTAGAGCATGTAGAGGGAATGAAATTAGATGTTTCTTCTGATGAAAACTGGGCAGAGGTAACGAAAGCAGTCATCGACAAATATGGTCGTATTGATATTTTAATTAATAATGCTGGTATCTCATCTGAAAAAGGTCCTGACCAAATTTCACAAGCAGACTGGACGATTATGCATAATATCAATGCTTTTGGTCCATTCTTAGGGATTAAACATGCTGCAAACTATATGAAAGAAGCAGGAAAAGGTTCTATTGTTAATACATCTTCCTATACAGCAATTATTGGTGCAGGCATGAATGCTTATACAGCATCTAAAGGATCACTCCGCGCAATTGCTCGTGCAGCAGCAGCTGAGTTAGGAGCTTTTAATGTACGTGTAAATACTGTTTTCCCAGGTGTTATCGAAACACCAATGACAGCTAAGTTATCTGAAGCGAAAGAAGCGATGGATATGCTTGTACGAGCTACACCAATGGGCAGACTTGGAAGACCAGAAGAAGTTGCTAACGCTATTTTGTTCCTTGCATCAGATGAGGCATCCTATATTACAGGTGCTGAACTAGTAATTGATGGCGGGTATTCAGCCCGTTAA
- a CDS encoding polar amino acid ABC transporter ATP-binding protein, with protein MALIEVTNLKKSFGELEVLKRITFSIDKNDVIAVIGPSGSGKSTMLRSLIHLDEINGGSICVDGDYLVQDGHYPKQQEIKAITVKMGMVFQHFNLFPHLTVQQNLEMAPSLVKNESAAEIARRCQDLLKKIGLADKAKAFPANLSGGQKQRVAIARALMMNPQILLFDEPTSALDPELTGEVLKVMKDLAEEHMTMIVVTHEMGFAREVANKVLFMDGGEIIEANQPEEFFNNPQHERTKAFLKKNLK; from the coding sequence ATGGCGCTGATTGAAGTAACAAACTTAAAAAAATCCTTTGGCGAGCTTGAAGTACTCAAGCGAATTACTTTTTCTATAGATAAAAATGATGTGATAGCTGTAATCGGCCCGTCTGGATCAGGTAAAAGCACTATGCTCCGAAGTTTGATTCATTTAGATGAAATAAACGGCGGAAGTATCTGTGTAGATGGTGATTACTTGGTGCAAGATGGTCACTATCCAAAGCAACAGGAAATTAAAGCAATTACGGTAAAAATGGGTATGGTTTTTCAGCACTTTAACCTATTCCCCCATTTAACAGTTCAACAAAACCTTGAAATGGCACCAAGCTTAGTAAAAAATGAATCTGCAGCTGAAATTGCTCGTCGCTGTCAAGATTTATTAAAAAAAATTGGACTTGCTGATAAAGCAAAGGCTTTTCCAGCCAATCTTTCTGGTGGTCAAAAACAACGTGTGGCCATTGCTCGTGCACTAATGATGAACCCTCAAATTTTATTATTCGATGAACCAACCTCTGCCCTTGATCCAGAGCTTACAGGTGAAGTGTTAAAAGTTATGAAGGATTTAGCTGAGGAGCATATGACAATGATTGTGGTCACACATGAGATGGGCTTTGCACGTGAGGTGGCGAACAAGGTGTTATTTATGGATGGTGGCGAAATTATTGAAGCTAATCAACCTGAAGAGTTTTTCAACAATCCTCAACATGAACGAACAAAGGCTTTTTTAAAGAAAAATTTAAAATAG
- a CDS encoding phytoene/squalene synthase family protein, whose protein sequence is MCDHVNGGIVVKDQKTLYKEAMQVLKETSRTFYIPITFLKNDLKMSVAAAYLAMRAIDEIEDHEMLSNDVKFDLLTGTSELLKETFDAKAYEVLLAPYADQLPEVSLRLADWLTFCPEGSRKIVQASTSEMSFGMAKWAKANWQVHTREDLDDYTYYVAGLVGTMLSELWAWGADIQTDRDLAIGYGRGLQAVNILRNQHEDMDERGVSFVPDGWTREDLFAYAEENLAKADLYMKDINKRTVLLFCRLPLALAHKTLNAMKDGREKITRAEVEKTVNEVQAE, encoded by the coding sequence ATGTGTGACCATGTGAACGGAGGAATTGTAGTGAAAGATCAAAAGACACTTTATAAAGAAGCGATGCAGGTTTTAAAGGAAACTAGCCGCACTTTTTATATACCGATTACTTTTTTAAAAAACGATTTGAAAATGTCAGTGGCAGCTGCCTATTTAGCTATGCGTGCTATTGATGAAATTGAAGACCATGAAATGCTTTCAAATGATGTAAAATTTGATTTACTAACGGGAACAAGTGAATTATTAAAGGAAACATTTGATGCCAAGGCATACGAAGTATTATTAGCACCATATGCAGATCAACTACCTGAAGTATCTCTTCGTTTAGCAGACTGGCTTACTTTCTGCCCTGAAGGCTCACGAAAAATTGTCCAAGCATCAACGAGTGAGATGTCTTTCGGGATGGCCAAATGGGCAAAAGCAAACTGGCAAGTACACACGCGTGAGGATTTAGATGACTATACATACTACGTCGCAGGGCTTGTCGGCACAATGTTGTCTGAGCTTTGGGCGTGGGGTGCAGACATTCAAACAGATCGCGATTTAGCTATTGGCTATGGACGAGGTCTCCAAGCCGTGAATATTTTACGTAATCAGCATGAAGATATGGATGAGCGTGGCGTAAGCTTCGTTCCTGATGGCTGGACACGAGAGGATTTATTTGCATACGCTGAGGAAAACCTTGCAAAAGCCGATCTTTATATGAAGGATATCAATAAACGGACAGTACTTTTATTCTGTCGTTTACCACTAGCACTTGCTCATAAAACATTAAATGCGATGAAGGATGGTCGCGAAAAAATAACACGAGCTGAAGTCGAAAAAACGGTAAATGAGGTACAGGCTGAATAA